A segment of the Brevinematales bacterium genome:
CTTGATTTGTTTCGCGGAAATTACGCCCGAGACCGTGAGCTTTAATTTATCGAGAAGGTCGAGCCGCAGGTTTTTTATCAGCCGGATGTAGTAGATAATGAGACAGGCGTACAAGACGAAAAAAACTCCAAAGCAGATTATAAGCGCGGGTATATCGGACAGGACGCCGAAGATGAGCATTACCGCCCATATCATCTGGAATACCATGAAAAATATCAGGAGACCCTTGCTTGTCTTATATTTTTTCTCAATAATGATTTGTTCTTCAGGAGACATCGGCTGAAGCGGAGATTGGTAGGAATCAATCACGGGCTTTCCCCGATATATCAACGGTTTCATAGAATTTAAGTTCCTTCCGCTTGGAAAGGTCGTTGATGCCGAGCATGGTCCTCGATACGCGCGCGACATGAATCTCCATCATATCCCGTTCGGATACCGTTTCGTAAAACTCCTTCGGTATATAGTAATTCCTTTTATTGATGGTGACATAATGCGAGGCGACTCCCTTATTATAGACCACGTATGTCTTGTCCGCGCTGCCGTGGAGAACGGTTTTCACCTGTCCCGATAAGTCCCGCGTATATAAGGAGATGTTTACCGCGAAGACAAACGAGATAAGGAGCGAGAAGAACAGGATGATACCCGTCCATACCCCGAGGTGGGGAACAGGGAAGAAAAATCCCGCCGTGAAAATCCCCGACAGGATGAGGGCAATCGGTAAGGAGACCCGCACGACTTTTTTCGCATGCTGTAATTTCTTTTCGATAAATATCCTTTCCTCGGGAAGAAACGTCTGGTCGATTGATCCGTCGTCATAATACATAGCTACCCTCTAAATAATTTTATCATACTGTGTCACAGTCATTTTCCGGGAAACATTCCTGATACTGAAAACCACCTTCGAATGACCGGCGAGATGGATTTCGACCATGTCTTGTTCGGACGAGACATCGTAAAACTCCTGAGTCACGGAATAATTTTTTCGATGGACGTCGATAAAATAGCTTTGGATAGTGGAACGGGCGAACGTGTGCTTCTTCCCGATCATGCCGTGTATCACGGATTTCATGTTGGACGCGATATCCCCGCGATAATTGAGGATATTTACCGTCAGCGCGGCGGTCAGGAGCAGGAGGAAAAAGAGCGGGACTCCCGCTATCACGATCATGTGATACGAGGGGATGACGACCCCGGCGATTACGATTGCGGACAGCACGGCGGATATAATCGATGTGATACGGATTGCCGAGCGGGACGTCCGGGAAAGTTTCTCAAGAAGCAGTAGTTCCTCCGGCATCATGGGCTGTACTGACGAACCGGTATTATCGTTCATTGCCGCTCCGTTTGTATTTATTTAATGATAAAACTTCTGTACACAATTACGGGAAAGATCGTACAGGCTGAGAAGCGTTTTAGAACACCGCGCGAAATGCACCTCCAGTAAATCCTGTTCCTCGATAGTATCATACAGCGCTTTCACTACTTCGAGCCGGTATCCCTTCATTTTTACATGAAAAGATATCGTCCCTTTCCGGTATTCCGTATATTTTTTATCGACGGGCCACTGGAAAACGATTTTCATTCCGTTTACTAAATCTATCCTGTATTTAATGGATTTGACGATCATCATTGCGATAAAAAGAAAGAGGAATCCCGCCGGGAAACCCGCCAATCCGGTGAGACGAAACTCCCGGATAAATATTCCGTATACCCCGAGCGCCGACAACGGTAGGACGATAGCAAGAGAAATAACGATTACCTGACGCGCGAGACGGACAAGATTCTTAATATGGGTTAACTCCTCGGGAAGCATCGGCTGGCTGTAATAGTCGTTGAATGCATTCATACGTTATCCCGGATAGTTCTCTGCGAACGTAATATTTATTCTCATCATCCAGTGAAACCGTCATCACGCAAATCTGACGGGCGGGGGTCAGGGCAGTTTCTTAAACCCTACCGGGATAAGGGAATTGCATGCAAGGAAGAGGTCGATGCGGTCTCCCTTCTTCAGGGCGTCGGTCATTTCGCGGAAACCGAACCGCGTTTTCCCGTTCATGCGGAATACATACTTCGGACCTTTTCCATACGATACATAGATATCTTCCAGAACACCCGTCTCGGCTGCCATCATTTTTTCATCAGCGTCTTTTTTCAGTTTCGAGTACTTGGAACTGAAGACAATGCCGACTATCAGGTAGGCGAGTATCGGAAGTCCGCCCATGAAGACCAGAATAAAGTTCCGGGAGATCGCTCCGTATGCGATCATACCGCCGAAAAAGACGGTGAGAACCGCGTAGAGAATATACATGAGGCGGAGCTTTTTAATCTCCCTCTCAAGTTTCTCAACTTCATCTTCGGACATAGGAATTTTGTGATACATCGTATCGTCAGTCATAGTACCCCCGTAATAATAGATTTATTGTGTGAGGGAAGATGTTTCTTATTCCGCCGCGCGTATACCGGTGGAGGTATCGTTCGTGCTGGAAATATTTTCGTTCAGTACTTCGACAAGCTTGATATTCTCTTCCATCACGCCGCGAATACCGCTCATCGACTTTTCCAGTTCTATCTGCATATTTTTCTGATTGGTCAGCATATCGATAATCGAGTTGAACGAGTCCCCGAAACCCTGCATCGTCTCGACTATCTGATTATTTTCGGCGACATCTTCCTCGGTCAATTTTTTTATGGTGAGGGCGTCCTCGTAGAGATGCACCGCCGCGCCGGTAATCCCGGAGAAATCCTCGCGCTGTTTCACAATCATCTCGTTAACCTGGTTAATCATCCGCGCGGATTGACGGGCGCTTTCGATAATCGTCTGGATTGCCGCGGATACCTGATCGGAAAGTTCCATACTGGTCGAAACCGTTTTCGCGAGTTCCTTGATTTTCTTGACGCTGGATTCGAGATTGACCTTCGTTTCCCGTGAAAGATTCCGCATCTCCTTGGCGACCACCGAGAATCCCTCGCCGGCACGCCCCGCCTTGACCGCCTCGATAGAAGCGTTGATAGCGAGAGTACTGCTCCGGTCGGTGATCTCCTCCATCGTCTTGAGGACGTTCAGGATAAACGACGAGTATTCCGAAATCTTTCCGATAGCCTTTCTGGAATCGTTCAGGACTTCGACGCTCCGTTCGGCGAGCTGGGCAAGCTCCTGCGCCACGCGGTTGGTATCGGTCACCGAAGCGGATACGTCGACCGACTGGCGCTCGTTACTGGCGATAGTAGCCTTGACCTGCCCGATCAGCGAGGTCTGGTTCTCGATCGCTTTCGGGACGCGTTCGCCAGACATCCTGATCATCTCGGTTATCCCTTCGATAAGGCTCTTGATATCGATAAATTTATTATGCATGATTTCAGTGATCTGGCTCGTGCTGCTCTCGTACCATTCAAGCAGGTCTGACGAGCTTTCTATATTGTTGTTCAGCTTACCGCTGGTGTTGCTCAGGTTTTCCGATATCATTTTCAGGTTTTCTATCAGCTTGGAGAGGGTTTTATTCCGTTCCACGATTGCGACCGAATGGACAAGCGACTCCTCGTAAATTTTTACCTGCTCGCGGGCTTGTATGGAGAACAGGGTGAATACCAGCAGGAGGTATCCGTAAGGATTCAGCCATGCGAACGGGGTTTTACTGGCCCAGAGATAGATAAAATCGTGAACGCTTGCCGCGATCAGCAAAAATAAGGAGCTCAGTATGATAATAACATCCGCGCGTCTCTCGGGTTTTCGGATGATTGCGATGATCGAAAGGGTGATAGTGAAAAAGAGCATCGGCAGGATGACGAAGTAGGTGGTCAGATTGAAGTACTCGCTTACCGATTGCTTAGTAGGCATAAATAAGGTAACCAGCGTAAAGAGGGCAAGCGGGATAAATATGAGCAGTTTTATCAGATTCTTTTTCTTCAGATATCCCGTGAACTCCAGGAGAAATAGCGCGAGGGTGAGCGACGAGAGCGGCAGTCCCGTGCGGGAAAATTGTTCCAGAATAACCTCGGCGCTGAAATTATACGATAGCGCGATATTGATCTGACCTATGGAATAAAACAGGGAAAGAAGCGAAATGTAGAGATACTTCATATCCCGTTTTTTCATCCCCAGAAACAATAGAAGGAAGTAAGTGAATAAAATGAATCCGATAACAACAGCCGCTTGTACCAGATGGGTTGTAAAAAGATTGCGGAGGAATATCCATGAATCGATGTCCTGATAAGTAGAAATAAACAGTTCGGCAAGCGGGTAGTGCTCGAAGATGGGGAAACCCTGCGCCTGGAATACATTCGGCTCGCCGCTTCCGTATTTTAATAGTCCGTCGGGCAGAAACACCTCGCTGAAGCCGTATATCAGCGATGTATAATGATTCGTCGTGATAGAACCTTTTTTAAATATGAGAGAACCGTTGAGGTAAAATTTGACCGGCCAATCGATATTTCCCACGAAGAGGCAGAGCTCCTCCCCTTTCAGCGATTCGTCGATCTCGAACTGCATTTCGAATGTGAACATACTGCGTTTATATTCGGGATTCTTTTTCAACGTATCGCAGTCATACGGGTGATAGCTTGGGTCGCTGACGGGAACCGCTAAATAATCCGCCGCCTTCGACAGATCAAATTCTTTTTCCATGATGTAAAAATTGGTGAGAGGGAAACGGGTTTCCAATGTAGTGAGCTTCGGAATGGTATATGCTGTATTGGCGAGAATCACGCCGGCAAATGTTAGAATGATAAATATGGATGCCCGGAATCGCATGAGACCCCCAAAATTCTTAATTCCCATTATTGTAAATCCAGCTAGGGATTTTCGCAAGTAAAGCGGGGCTACTCAGTACAGGAACTGAGTGTTATATAAATCCGACAGGCCGAATAGGGGAATGATAAAATCGCGCAGCCCCATCGTCAGGATTGTCGATAACGCGATAAACGGGATGAGCGGGATGCGGTCTTTTTTCTTCAGGATTGCATAGCGCAGGACGGCGTAGATCAGCGCGGTAACCCCCGTGAACAGGAAGACGATCATAGTCTCCGCGAGGGTGAGGAGTAACGCGCATCCGGCGAATACGATCACGTCGCCGATACCGATGCCCTTCCGGCGGGTGACGAGATAGGGGATAAATAAAAGCAGGAATCCCGCCGCGGCGGAGATAATATTGTTCACCAGCGGGAGGGGAAGAAATATCCGCACCGTGAGCGCGGATACTCCGAACGCCGCGATCTGCCAGTCGGGCACGGAGAGGTTTTTGATGTCTTCGAGCGATAGAAGCGCCATATTAAAATAGAATGCCATGAAAGGGATGAATACGATCAGGGGGAGATTACGGAAAAGGAGGAAAAATAACGCGGATAAGAAAATTGCGCCGATAACGCAAAAAACGAGAGTTCCCCTCCCGTTTTTATAGTAATAATTCAAAATCAAGAACAACCCCACTCCCAATACCGAAGAAAGAATCAATTCCATTATTTGTTCTTCGCAAGCATCTCGCGTTCTTTCTTTACAACCTCGACCATCCTCTCAATCGCTTCGCTCTTGCCGCGCGAGCCCATCATGAGAAGCAGTTCTTTCATATCGGTCGAGCTCATGACGAACTTTGTCATATCCATCGGTTCTACCTCAGGCTTTTTTTCCTGTTCTTCTTTCTCGGGAACAGCCTGCTGTAATTTCTGCTCGACTTCTTTCTTGGCTTCGGCCTTGATCTCAATCTTTTTCTCGTACTCGGCTTTCGCGTCGTGCTGAGGCATACCCGGACTCAATCCGTTGATATTCATTTCCATAATTCCCTCCTTGGAAAAATGGTACGTACAAAAACTGTTAACTCATTATATATATCGATTGATTCTACCGGATTCTTTAGCGTTTTATGACTTCTTTTTCAAATACTCCGTCATAACTTGTTCTGTTGCCGAACGAATCAGGTGTGCGGTGTCGATTTTGCGGACGAAGCATTCCACAAGGAGGGTTTTCATCAGGCGGGATACGGTATCGTTATTGAGGTCGGATACGGCGCCGGCGCATGCCTGTTCCAACGGGGTATCCTCGAAGCTCTTCAGATCGCCGCCGTTCCTTTCAATCTTATGCAATACCTTAAAGAAACGCTGTATTTCCGGCAGCGAACGCGGAACCCCGTCGAATATCCCCTTATCGAGATTCTTCTTCTCGTTCTGCTTGATCGCCTCCCAGTTCTTCAGGATATCCGGGATACCGTCGACGGAATGGTCGCCGAATACATGGGGATGCCGCCGGACGAGTTTTTCGCCGATCAGCGCGAGCACCTCGGACACCGTAAATCTCCCTTCCTGTTCGCCGAGATAGGCGAGAAACATCCCGAGGAATATCAGGTCGCCGAGCTCCTCGCGGAGGTCCTCGGTATGGTCGCGGTCGATCGAATCGACCACTTCATACGTCTCCTCGATCAGGCTGTCGCGCATCGTGGCGAGGGTCTGCTCCTTATCCCACGGGCATCCGTTCTCGCTGCGGAGCGTGCGGATAATTTCCAGTAGTGCGTCGAATTCTTTCATGCGCTGCCCGTCCTCTTGATCTTGAATTTTTTCTTCGGCGCCGGTACGGCGGGATGAATCTTGTCCATCAGGAAATTCCGCCGGAAGCGGAGTTTGACGTTATGCAGGATACCGTTGATGTATTTATACGTGTTATCGTCGCTGAACTCGTTCGCGAGCTCGTTGCACTCGAAGATGGTGACCTCGCACGGGATATCGAAACGGTACATAAGGGAATAGACCCCGAGACGCAGAATAGCCTTGTCCACAGGGAGAAGGCGGTCGAATTTCCAGTTCACCAAAAATTCCTCGATTTGCCTGTCGATCCGCGGCAGATTGGATAACGTCCCGCTGACCATCTCCCGCGCGAAATGGTAGACCTCGCGCTTGATGGATTCGGGGATGACCGGAAGCACGTCGTCCTTCTCGAACAGCGACGCTTCCTCATACCAGTCGAACGAATCTATACCGGAAAACGCCTCGATATCGATATCGTAGGCGTACAGGGTGAAAAACGCTAAAAGACGGCTATAATCCCGGATATTGACGGATTCCATAATAACTTATTTCATGTCCTTATATAAATTTGCCATTTCGACAGCAGTCATTAGCGACGTATAGCCCTTGTTGCCCATTTTTACCCCGGCGCGGTCGATAGCCTGCTCGAGGTCGCCCGCGGTGACAATACCGTACACGACCGGGATACCGCCCTCGGAGGAAAGCTCCATAATCGCCTTGGCGGAATTCCCCGCGACGTAATCGAAATGCGGGGTTTCTCCCTGTATGATGACGCCTACGCAGATCAGCGCGTCGTACTTCCCTGCCAGCATGAGCTTGCGGGCGACTCCCGCGATCTCGTATGCCCCGGGCACGCGGTACACGTCCATATTCTCGTCCTTTCCGCCCAGTTGATAGAACGCGTCTTTCGCGCCTTCCACCAGTCGGTCGCCGACGAACGAATTGAACTTACCGAGTATGACGCCGATTTTCAGGCCGGCCGCATCCAATTTACCTTCGTATGTTTTCATCCGATCCTCCGCGCCTATTTATCCGAATTGATAAAAGTATTATACTGCTTTAGGTAATTTTGGTCAAACAGTGTGACAAGGATTTGACCGGTTTTTATCTTCTTAATGACATAATTCCGCAGCATCTTCATCCGGTAGTCGTTTTTGAGAATCAGGTCGATCTGCGATTGCCCGTTGGGGTCCTTCATCGCCTTGACCTCGTCGTAGGTCATCGGTTTATCCTTCTCGCGCTTAATGATCTTCATCACGATATATACCGGGTACTTCGTATTTTTCAGCTTGATGGGCTGGGGGATATAGAACGCTTTCCCTTCTTTGATCTTGATGGTCTCGGTCGCCGTGATCTGGATTTTCTCCTCGAACGCGACACCGAGTATCTCCATCGGGTATTTCCCGTCCTTAACGAGTTCGTAGGCGTACTTCAGGCCGCTGTGCCCGGAGTAGGAAGTGAAGTTCATCGATTTGTACTTATCGAATATATACTGCGCGTTATCGCTTTTACTCAGGTACGCCGCTATCGCTTTCATATTATTCTCGAACTTCGTCAACTGCGCGAGAGTATCGTCAACCGGATGCGCGGCGAATACGATAAAGTCCAGCTTGGCGGGCGCGATAAACTTATCCTTGTTCTTCTCGAAGTACTGCTTCCGTTGCTCTTCCGTGATCTCGATATTCAGGTTGGTCTTGAGGTTTTCCTCGTAGAAAAACAGGTTATCGATGATCTGCTCCTTCTCCATCAGCAGGATGAACTGGTCGGGAAAATCGTTATAGAGCTTCAAACGCAACTGCTGGGACTCGCTGTTCGTGATATTGGTGATCGCCCCGAGCACGAGCTGGGGGTCGGTTTGCAGTTTGATATTGGGATTCTTTTCGGCGATACCCTTGAGGCCGTAGAGGAAAAGGAGCTCGTCGAATACGGTGTCCATCGTGGTTTTCGGGTCGCCGCTGGATTTCTCGAACTCGTAGAAACGCTCCACATCGTAGTAGGTCAGCGAGCTGTTCCCGATAGTCATAATCACCCAGTTGACGGAAATCCCGTCTGCGGAGTAACTGACCAGGAACGCGGACAGGAGCAGTGCAACAATCAACGCTTTTTTCATCTATATCTCCTCGGAAATATCTATTTTACGCGATATCAGTAACAGACATAATCGTCATTGCGAGCCCGCGCTTCAATTTTTCAATATGCGGGAGGAAGCATCTGTTTTTGTCATCGTTCTTTACTTGACGCTTACTTCCTCGAAATCGATCTTCATCCCCAGTATCCGGTTCGCGAGATCGTTCAGCTTCGGCGTGATATCGGTCGCGAAGAAACGGTGCATCGGCGGTTTCCCGTCCTTCGGTATCAGCGCCAGCATCTGGTGCGAGTCCAGCAGGCTATGGATATCCCGCGCGGTGGATAACGCCGAATCCACCAGTTTCACTCCGGGGAGTATCTCGGCGATAATCTCCTTGATCAGCGGATAATGGGTGCACCCGAGTATCAATGTATCCGAGCCCTGTTCCTTGAATTCCTTCAGGTACTCCGCCGCGATCAGCCGGGTGGCATCGTGATCGATAAAAAATTCCTCGATCAGCGGGACAAATAACGGGCACGGCCGGGACGAAATCTGGCATTCCGGCTCCATCGCCTTCAGCATATCGGGATAAACATTGCTCTTGATAGTCCGGTTCGTGCCGATCACGCCGATCTTCTTGTTCCGGGTGGCGAATATCGCGCCCTTCACCGCCGGTTCGATCACCCCTACAATAGGGAGCTGGTAGCTCGATTTAAGGTGCTCGAGCGCGACCGAGCTCGCGGTATTGCATGCCACCACGAGGAGCTTAATGTCGTGCGTCAGCAGAAAGTCGGTGTTGTCCACCGAGTACCGCTGAACGATTTCCGCGGACTTGTCCCCGTAGGGAAGGTTCGCGGTGTCGCCGAGGTAGATGATGGTCTCGTTGGGGAGAAGGTTCATCACCTCTTTCGCGACAGTCAGGCCCCCGACGCCGGAGTCGAATATACCTATCGGCCGTTTATCCATTGTAAACGTCGTCCTCCTCGTGCTCGAGTCTCATCAATATATAGTTCATGCTCTCGACCAGCGCTTCCCAGCTTGCCTGGATGATATTGCCGGACACCCCGACCGTACCCCATTCATAGCTGTGGTAACGGAAGGTGATGAGCACGCGGGTCACGGCGGCGGTACCCGACGAGGGGTCGAGTATGCGCACCTTATAATCCATTAGATGAATATCTTTCACGACAGGATAGAAAACCGACAGGGCAAGTTTCAGCGCGGTATCGAGCGCGTTAACAGGCCCGTCGCCCTCGGCGACCGTCAGTTCCTCCAACTCGCCCACCCTGATCTTCACAGTCCCTTCGACGACCGGCTCTACGCCGTCGCGGAAGAAGGTGAGCATCTTGTAGGAATGTACCTGGAAACGTTCCTTGAACTGCCCGGTGAGTTTCTTCACCAGTATCTCGAACGACGCGTCCGCGCCCTCGAATTCGTACCCGGTATTCTCAAGCTCCTTGATGTGCCGCGAGAGTTCGGAGATTTTATCGGCGGTTATTTCGAGGCCGAGCTCCTGCACCTTCGCCAGAATATTGGACTTACCCGCCTGTTCGGATATCAGGATACGCCTGCGGTTACCGACCAGTTCGGGAAGGATATGCTCGTAAGTGCGGGGATTCTTCTGCACCGCGTTGACATGCACTCCCGCCTTATGCGCGAACGCGGAAATCCCCACGAAGGGCTGCTTCGTCTCGGGGTTCATATTCGCTATCTCGTAGATATACCGCGACGTTTCCTCGAGCCGCTTCAGGTGAGCCGGGTCGATATGTTTCGCGGAATAGCCCATCTTCAGCACTAGGTTCGGGATGATGGAGCACAGGTTGGCGTTACCGGTACGTTCGCCGATACCGTTCATAGTGCCCTGCACCTGCACCGCGCCCGACAGGATCGCCTCGAGACTGTTCGCGACAGCGAGGTCTCCGTCGTTATGCGCGTGTATACCCAAAGGAGCCTTGATGACCGATTTCACTTTCTTGATAATGTCCGCTATCTGGTGCGGCAGCGAACCGCCGTTGGTGTCGCAGAGCACGAGGTTGTCCGCGCCTCCTCGGACGGCGGCCTCGAGCACCTTGATCGCGTAATCGGGGTTTTCTTTATACCCGTCGAAAAAATGTTCCGCGTCGAAGAACAGTTCGCGCCCGGAATCCTTGAGATAAGAGACCGAGTCGTAGATCATTTCGAGGTTTTCTTCGAGCGCTATGTTGAATACGTCGCGCACATGCAGGTCCCACGCCTTCCCGAAGATGGTGACTGTCGGGGTTTTCGCGGCGAGCAGTTCCTTGATGTTGTTATCCTCGATCACTTTATTCTTGGCGTGACGGGTACTGCCGAACGCGGCTATTTTCGTATTCTTCAGTTCGACCTTGCGGATTTCCTGGAAGAACGCCTTATCCTTGGGGAGAGCGCCCGGCCATCCGCATTCGATATAATCGATTCCGAATTCATCCAGCTTCTTGGCAATGGAGATCATATCAATCATCGAGAAATTGATTCCTTCAGCTTGCTTGCCGTCACGTAAAGTCGTGTCATAGATGACTACTTTAGACATTTTGACCTCCATTCGTTTATTTGATGACCTAAATTATATCCGTTTTTCTTGTAACTGTCAAAAGATAGGTTGACTTGAATGCAAAATAGCGTTATAATAGAAGCAAGGTTTTGTGAAAAGACCGTAAACGGAGGGTATTATGGCAATTATTCTTATTATTGCAATCGGTATTCCGGTACTGCTGATTCTATGGGCGGTAGTGACCTTCAATAAAATGGTCGCCCTGCGGAATTCTACCGAAAGCGCGTGGAGCGATGTCGACGTACTGCTCCGCAAACGTTACGACCTGATTCCCAATCTGGTCAGCACTATCAAGGGTTATACCAAGCACGAGAGCGAAACCCTCGAGAAGGTCATTCAGGCGCGCAACCAGGCGATCAATATCAAGGCCGACGACGTCAAACAGCAGATCGAGGCGCAGAATATGCTGACCCAGACCCTTCGGAGTATCTACTCTCTCACCGAGAGTTATCCCGACCTCAAGGCGGACAAGCAGTTCAACGAACTGATGGGGCAGCTCCAGCAGATCGAGACCGAGATCGAGCGTTCGAGACGTTACTATAACGCGGTCGTGCGCGATTATAACAATGTGACCCAGATGTTCCCCGGCGCGATGATCGCGGGTATGGGCGGGTTTGTCAAGAAGCCGTACTATGAGATCGAGTCGGTGACGATGCGCGAAGGGGTCAAGGTCGAGTTTTAATAAGTAAAAAGTTACAAGTTACAAGTTACAAGTTACAAGTGGAAAGAAAGGCATAAAATTCAAATAATAGCCGTCCGTGGGAATTATCCCGCGGGCGGTTTTTTTACACCCCATCGAGTGTGCAGGGGGTAGCGGTGCGCAGGATTTAGGATTTCACCGCGAACGGAGTGAAGCGGTCTATGATAGATTCTCTCTACGCTTTGCTTAGGGCGCCCGGATTATTGTGTTCATTCGCAGTTTTTTTAGCACAGATATTTGACATGACGCCCCGCCGGGATTACAATAGCTTCAAATGTAATGATTGAAGGATTGGGATAATGAAGAAATTTATGGTGGTACTACTATTATTTATTCCGGCTTTTTTATTCCCCGCGGATAATCTCCTCGATGCCGCGAAGGAAGGGGATGCCTCGTTTATAAAAAGTTATAAGGGTGATATCGACGCCCCGCGTGACAGACACGGATGGACGGCGTTGATGATCGCTATTCAGAACGGGCA
Coding sequences within it:
- a CDS encoding MazG family protein is translated as MKEFDALLEIIRTLRSENGCPWDKEQTLATMRDSLIEETYEVVDSIDRDHTEDLREELGDLIFLGMFLAYLGEQEGRFTVSEVLALIGEKLVRRHPHVFGDHSVDGIPDILKNWEAIKQNEKKNLDKGIFDGVPRSLPEIQRFFKVLHKIERNGGDLKSFEDTPLEQACAGAVSDLNNDTVSRLMKTLLVECFVRKIDTAHLIRSATEQVMTEYLKKKS
- the nusB gene encoding transcription antitermination factor NusB — its product is MESVNIRDYSRLLAFFTLYAYDIDIEAFSGIDSFDWYEEASLFEKDDVLPVIPESIKREVYHFAREMVSGTLSNLPRIDRQIEEFLVNWKFDRLLPVDKAILRLGVYSLMYRFDIPCEVTIFECNELANEFSDDNTYKYINGILHNVKLRFRRNFLMDKIHPAVPAPKKKFKIKRTGSA
- a CDS encoding 6,7-dimethyl-8-ribityllumazine synthase, producing the protein MKTYEGKLDAAGLKIGVILGKFNSFVGDRLVEGAKDAFYQLGGKDENMDVYRVPGAYEIAGVARKLMLAGKYDALICVGVIIQGETPHFDYVAGNSAKAIMELSSEGGIPVVYGIVTAGDLEQAIDRAGVKMGNKGYTSLMTAVEMANLYKDMK
- a CDS encoding glutamate racemase — encoded protein: MDKRPIGIFDSGVGGLTVAKEVMNLLPNETIIYLGDTANLPYGDKSAEIVQRYSVDNTDFLLTHDIKLLVVACNTASSVALEHLKSSYQLPIVGVIEPAVKGAIFATRNKKIGVIGTNRTIKSNVYPDMLKAMEPECQISSRPCPLFVPLIEEFFIDHDATRLIAAEYLKEFKEQGSDTLILGCTHYPLIKEIIAEILPGVKLVDSALSTARDIHSLLDSHQMLALIPKDGKPPMHRFFATDITPKLNDLANRILGMKIDFEEVSVK
- a CDS encoding citramalate synthase, which gives rise to MSKVVIYDTTLRDGKQAEGINFSMIDMISIAKKLDEFGIDYIECGWPGALPKDKAFFQEIRKVELKNTKIAAFGSTRHAKNKVIEDNNIKELLAAKTPTVTIFGKAWDLHVRDVFNIALEENLEMIYDSVSYLKDSGRELFFDAEHFFDGYKENPDYAIKVLEAAVRGGADNLVLCDTNGGSLPHQIADIIKKVKSVIKAPLGIHAHNDGDLAVANSLEAILSGAVQVQGTMNGIGERTGNANLCSIIPNLVLKMGYSAKHIDPAHLKRLEETSRYIYEIANMNPETKQPFVGISAFAHKAGVHVNAVQKNPRTYEHILPELVGNRRRILISEQAGKSNILAKVQELGLEITADKISELSRHIKELENTGYEFEGADASFEILVKKLTGQFKERFQVHSYKMLTFFRDGVEPVVEGTVKIRVGELEELTVAEGDGPVNALDTALKLALSVFYPVVKDIHLMDYKVRILDPSSGTAAVTRVLITFRYHSYEWGTVGVSGNIIQASWEALVESMNYILMRLEHEEDDVYNG
- a CDS encoding LemA family protein, giving the protein MAIILIIAIGIPVLLILWAVVTFNKMVALRNSTESAWSDVDVLLRKRYDLIPNLVSTIKGYTKHESETLEKVIQARNQAINIKADDVKQQIEAQNMLTQTLRSIYSLTESYPDLKADKQFNELMGQLQQIETEIERSRRYYNAVVRDYNNVTQMFPGAMIAGMGGFVKKPYYEIESVTMREGVKVEF